gcccgggaatatcgtatcaattgggagatatatactccgtatacaggcgctgctgaaatgttgctacatagaaataaatAGTTCACAATTGGGGAGCCAAATCATCTTTTTGGTCGTAAAGtgttgtttttaaccgaccctctttgtcaatttctaggtatgagtcaagatatgaggccaactGAACTGGAACATTCACATAGCAGTTCAATTTGTAGACATTTTCGCGTTCCGTGTAAGTAGTTTATGTCAATTTTAATCAAAATCAAGTTCAacgaaattggataaaaaaaaatatataagtttaagtgcaatgtaaaatatatataacatcaaaattcatttttctttctgtttcagcagcttgtaaaatattttttttatattttcctgcaTTTCATGAATGTTGTACATATTTTTATCTGATTTAGTTAGAAATAAGAAGCTGTATATGTGGTagaaatgccaatgagacaactccattACAGAGATTTAATGACGTAGGCGTTATTAACTGTAGGTCGACCTACGGCCTGAATAATAATCAAACTGAAATATAAATCAAGCGATAACAGGACAAAGGTTAATCAATTCGAACAAACCAAAAACAACATGAATTATGTAGAAACAATAAcctaaatacaaatataatatgaaGCAATATATAATAACAGTATTTGTTTGCGAAGATTGAGACCTTAGCATCCTATGTAGTAAGTTAAATTTACAATTGATTAAAACGGTTTTCATACTTTTGTAgatttatcaaagttttttaatCAAACAAAGTCATATTGTCTTCGTTTATCTTTTACAGAAACACACATCTATTAAAGAAAATGGCAGAGAGCAGAAGAGAATCATTGCTGTTTTACAAATACTTATGTAACAAAATTGGAACAAAAGTTGATGTTCGGACTAGACGGTTGAGTTTTATCATTTGCGATATGCACAATCATCCATATAAACGAAGTATGTTAAAACTTTTCCCCCAAATAAGCAGCGGAAGTAAGGCAGAAGGGCTGGATTTGAGTGGAAGTGATGTGGACATTATGTTAATTGATAATCGTTTTGAAGTTTACGAATCCGAAAGAAAAGTTGTGCAAGGCCGGAAGGTAGTCCTGATAATGGACACAGAAGATACACCACATTGTTTTTCAAAACTGCGTTTACTTACAGATTATAACTGTGCATACGATATCAGTGGAAGATTTAAACGTTTCTTACATTTTGAAGGATCCAAGTGCTTGTTATCAAGTGAACTGTACAAAATgcataatttaaatataataaggCAAGACGCCCCAAAATTTGATACTATTCATGGTCCTTGTATATCAGATCCTAATGAAAGGTATGATTTTGCACATTGTTTAAAATGTGCCAAGTGGATATCGCAGGCACAACCCTGGATTCATAGACCACGCGTAGCATGGCCTAACGCTTACAGCattgaaaaaataatcaaatgtgGTGTTTTGTTTGTTCCAATTGGCTCTAAAGGATCTAGCATTGAAAACCTACAATGGCGAATATCATTTTCCGTAGCAGAAAAAATACTTATCTTTTCATTCAACCACACCCAACTTTTATGCTATGCTCTGTTGAAGATCTTTCTAAAAGAAATTATAGATAAACACGAAGATTTAAAAGGTTTAATATGTTCCTATTTCTTGAAAACACTAATGTTTTGGATATCAGAAGAATATCATTCATCTTTCTGGACACCATGCAAAATAATATTCTGCTACAAGACGTGCTTACGAAGACTCTTATACTGCATCAAATATTCAACATTACTTCATTTTTTCATACCTGACAATAATTTGTTATATCTACGGTTGAATGAACAAAAGAAGGCAACCTTAATGAAGCTTATTAGAGATGCATATAACCAAGATATCAAATGTTTCGcgtcatcaaaaactttaaatgattatcaaaattATATCACCGGAAAATGTAATAGATTCGTCAGCATTGAAGGGGAAATTCTGAAAATCTTTTCAAATGGCCAAGCTTTATTAAATCACGGAAATGTATTCTGTCTGTTAAAATCTTTCCTGTACCATTCCAGGAGTTCCTTATCGAGGGATATTTTCACTTTGTTCCTATCACATGCGAACAGCCGTGAATCACAGCGCTCACGAATTCACAGCAAACATAATGTCCTACAATATTTTACACACAGACGTATCATAAGTCAATTATTGATAAGCGTGCATTCAGATGCTGCATCTGGGTGGCTGATGTTAGCCACTTTCTTCTACAACCATAAAAAATACATGGAGTCGATCTTGATAATAGACTATATTTTATCGAAATGCACCGATGAAAAAATAGAAGCTCCAAAGGGTGTGTGGCTCGGTTTTAATCGGAACCAACAGTTAATGCTCAAATCGATAAAACACGAAAATCTTATAACTGTTCTGAAGGCTTTTACAATCCAGGAAGTGAGATTTTGTGACAATTCACAAATACTTCCAATTGAACTGCAACCAGTTTTAATGCCTGATATAAATCTATGTATTCATCCGAAACCATTTGCACAAATCCTGAGGTTTTTATGCTTTTACCATTTACATGACCTAACACCCTGCAGACATATTGTGTATCAGTTAAACCAGATAGTTAAAGATAACAAATTATTTCAGTACTGTCGTGTTGGCAATACGTTGCAACTTAACTATTCTCAAGAAAGtagacatttttctttttttgacatGTGTTATATtgtgttaaattaaattaatttttaaaaacgatatttGATGTGTACTCTAAATGTTATATTAAAGTCATAATAGATTGCATCGTGAAACATCTAAAATTATCAAACAGTAAGTATTGCAGTCATAAAAAGTTCATCCTATGTCCTAAAAAAATCACGAAGCAGCTACAGAGGCGCTTTTAACATTATCCACTGCTTTCGATTGTCAAAAACTGTCTAAACATTGAACGCGCCAACTAcgaaaattttcttatttttgtgcAGATATATGACTGCATATTACCAATGAAATTAAATACTATACACGCGAATTCACTGTCCATACTTGTTTCGTAAAAATCagtacaaagaaagaaaaaagtaataaattctttttatattgtacttTGATCAGCAGTCAAAGTTTCATCAAAATTTACGTGACAAACAAAGAACCACAGCAGTGGTTGTTTGTTGTATTCGTGTTGTTTCATCCTTAAAGAAATTACGTGTTATGACTGTTATGTGcaaaatttgtaagtttttattTAACCTTTTTCAAACGAAAAGAGTGTCTAATGGCATAGCCACCATGCTAAATAAATTCAATATCATATTTTGTTCGGATACAACGATATAAACTActtcaacttttgattttgtaacttaaagttttaattaatttatcagAGTACTTTGCCTAGTTATCTTTATCCATCTGCATGCTATTTGACTTAAGACAGTCTGAAATATGGATAACAGGCAATGACATAACCTTCCGAGGTATATTTATTCTTCTCTTGTTTTGTTGAAATTGGATTCAATATTTGAACAAGTTTATATGGTGTATTTCGTGGAATTGTGTATAATTTTTCAATGTCTTTGTTGTTTCTTTCAGAACTGTCTATCCTTTCTCCTCAAAACAGATTGTGTTTATATTTGAAACGTTAACATTCATCCTCACCTTGCTAGTTCAGAAATAGGATTAATTGCTCGTCATATTCATATGTCTTAAGATTGTACAGATTTAttccatacaaataaaatatgaatacaagTTCATATTATAAACAAAAGCGAAACGTATctaaaatactaaaataacgaggtcaaatttgtcagccgtcatcgggtaacaacgacaaatcaaagaattcaactttatatatagctattataggacaatggtgtagattaaaaattacatcccTCTAGACCCTTtcgttttccacataattaatattgccaataataaacaaattccgggtcgaatccgataccaatagtatattcacctgttacctattatctTATCTATACGTTCCGCATCTGATAGGCGCACCACCAAAGTttaacggtgtatttaggattttgctatacaCACAGGTCATAAGCACAGGGTTGACActtctaaattcaatcattgtctaattgttccctattgtagtattttgatCAGTAatactttctaagataacaatatgaatactaaaaatcttaaaataagacgtataggtacagttttcaatttgttaacgggtatgacgtaaaacagcgaatcaaaaaattcaactttatttataaataatataggacagtgctgttgattaaaaaatactccattccaggaccttttgttttccaaataattaatattaccaataattaataatttccaggtcgacgggttcacaAAGAAAGGGTTTGAAAGCAGAgtaaactgtgtatcttataatcggcaggactttatcagatgacaataccaatactaaaataaggcttacgcatagttatatactttaattcagtcacggacccgcgatatcacgggtatGTTCTAGTATATATGATAACATGATTATTGTGACAAACTTCGACGTTATCACGAACACCTTTGATACTATTACATAAATATTCCCAActgtaggtgtaataccaccattgattttcccctattagtctttgttaaatttgcacttttcagaAAAACCTGTAGAATTTATctatgtttcaaataaagaaatacttggcataagtaaagttttatcctgtccagtactataaaaaaaaatcacataacatttcattgcatataaaagataaccatcactggaagttaaccaatcaaatttctccccttattttatctgtgtacaatgtttagtcaccatgtaacctcaagattataaaatattctatagaaatctcaaataaaaaaataatggtgctttgaaatacccaagacatatgtttatgacacagaaatcttttactgcaataaaatgtaggattaattacctacaactgtcaaattcaagggaatggttcttttcgacctattttcggatacaaccggatgtgacgtaccatgatttggtggtattacacctaaagaagacacTATTATTTAATAAACTGATTGTGACTttttcctttgtaatactggttatttcaagcatttctgtaaagttttgtcataatcagttcaatagtttgagaaaaatctagtataatgaaagacgacatctacagcgattcgagcaaaatttcttcgacaaatccaaacccagccgcatcaagatagaatatagtgtggaccaataaataatcaaatctttatcttatctgcctacaaacagttgaatatgatactccagatgattttaggaagataaataccacttatggacctctttgtcttctttataaggtctcttttggttaatttatacctctcatttcctcaaaatatCAACTTTTCAGGGCAAGAAGTAAAAATAATGGGGTACCTTTCCCTAATTTATGATAGAAATGTTATCAGAAATGAGTATAATTGAGgtattttagcagaatgaacaatccatatacaagtttactgtctccaaggaggtttcaataaggCCTTAcgtcaaaattaaatttacgccacGTTCCAgcgagggacataaaaggcttctcttttagtgaataatttgtcgttacggcattaaaaataatttcattaacttataaatatatatctatttatgtatttcttaGGAAAAGGTTCTATCATAGCAGAATATAAGAAATCAGGAGaaaaattccccccccccccaaaaaaaaaccaaaaaaacttaaTATTCATGGAATAGTCCTATTTCAAGTACAAATTCTCATAAAATGTGTcttggagactcaatccactcagaatatttcattttttgtaatatttcacttaaataacaagcaattttaacacatgagattactcacaaggtcaaaggtgaatgtacagcttcccatattaggtgtaataccaccattgatttttcccctattagtctttgttaaatttgcacttttcaaaaaaaatctgtagaatttatctttgtttcaaataaagaaatacttggcatgagtaaagttttatcctttccagtactataaaaaaaattcacataacatttcattgcatataagaaaataaccatcactggaagttaaccaatcaaatttctccccttattttatctgtgtacaaggtttagtcaccatgtaacctcaagattataaaatattctatagaaatctcaaaaaaataaataatggtgctttgaaatacccaagacatatgtttatgacacagaaatcttttactgcaataaaatgtaggattaattacctacaactgtcaaattcaagggaatatttcttttcgacctatttttgtatacaaccggatgtgacgtaccatgatttggtggtattacacctgtatgTAGTACCATGAAACCACACCCACACACACAGCTAAACCTTTCCTCATGTGGATTTCACCAAACCTTTATAAATAGTAGGTACTGTTGCGGATCTAGATATATAAGTTCCAATCTTTATATTAATCACAGATAGCAAACGGGGAAAACCCAATTTTAAACGAAATGAATTTGAGTATACCGTTATACAATGTGTATGATAATGACGTCAGATTTAACAACATGCATTCACTAATCTGTTGTGTATGATGTCTTATCACCTGATTTGGctctttaatatattttcaaaaagagtaACACGAAATGTGTCGATACTATGGCAATTCTTGGACTTTTATTGTCAGTTTTGTTTCGACAAAGACGCTGTACGTTTTACTTTGATTCTTTAACTGTTTATCCCTGGCTATATTCTCTCCTTTTTcattgtcttttttatattatcaatgatgacatttagttaaaaaaaaaagaaaacaactacatgtatttctatattttatgcGTCGGAAGCGCTATTCTGAATTTACCTTTACCGACAACGCTAAACagcaaacatttgaaagccatgaATATATAAAAACCAAATTATCTACAGAGCTCTGATCACGAAAGCCCGAAAATTAATAGCAAATTACATTAAAGGTCAACCTTTCCTTGGGAAGTTGAAATCTAATTGTCTGAACATTGTTTAATTCATAATCACACAATtgaaaaaggtttgttataaatcaagtCAGTACCGAAAAATTGACTACTAAAACTGACGATACGTCCAGGAACTTATTGTCCATCAGAAGTGTGGAATcaagttaataaaattgagaatggaaattgggaatgtgtctaagaatacaacaacccgaccatagaaaaaacaacagcagaaggtcaccaacaggtcttcaatgtagtgagaaattcccgtacccgaaggcatccttcagctgtcccctaaacatttgttgttgtttttttttgagAATTTTAATGCAATTAAGACTACACTACAAACCACTAAAAGTTTAAAAATGGTCTATATagctatcaaaagtaccaggattataacttagtacgccagacgcgcgtgaaAATTGTCTATTTATGTTATGATGTAAAACTATTTCCAATTTTTGATTTTGAGCCTTAAAGTTTAATGAATTTCATACAGAGTATATTGCATAGTTATGATCTTTGCCATCTGTATGCCATTTGACTTACGACAGTCTTAAATATGGACAACAGGCAATGAAATAACCTTCTGAGCTATATTTATTTTGCTCTTAAAATGGGATTCAGTATAATTTGACTTCGTTAAAGGGGTGTTTTTCGTGGGATTTTATTTAATGTTTCAATGTCGTTAGTGTTTCTTTCAGGACTGTCTCTACTCTCTCTTAAAAAACAGATAGTGTTTATATTTGAAACCTTTACATATGGTCAGGTTTTAATCGTGTTAAAATCTCCATCACCTTGCTAGTTCAGAAATAGGATTAGTTACTCGACGTAACTTATTCATATGTCTTAAGATTGTACAGATTTATTCCATACAGATAAAATATGAATACTAGTTCATATTATAAACAAGCagcatttgtatatatattaatgtgACAAATTCAACGTAAACACGAACACCTTCGATTTTAATACATAAATATTCCGAACTGTATGCAGTACCATGAAACCACACCCATACAAACCTCAAAAACTTTCCTCATGCATATTTCATTACTCTTTATAAATAGAAAGTACTGTTGCGAATCTAGATAAACTATAGTTCCAATCTGTATATAATCAATGTCGCAGATAGCAAACGGGGTAACCAAATTTTAAAcgaaatgaatttgaatttaccGTTATACAATGTTAATGATAATATTGATGACGTAAGGTTTAACAACATGCATTCACCAAGCTATCACTGTATGATGTCTTATCACCTGATTtggttttttaaattttctaaacgAGAGTTACACGACAGGTGCACTATTACGGTCATTCTCGGACTTTTACTTTGATTCTTTTTCTGTTTATCCTTGTGTAATCactctcatttttttttgtctttggtattttatcaatgctaaaatttcgttaaaaaataaaaacaactctttatacatttcattcatcggaagcgcttttctgaatttacctttaCCGACAACGCTTAGCaacaaacatttgaaagccagggATATATAAGAACCAAATTATATACAGAGCTTTGATCACGAAGGCCCAAAACATAATAGCAAATTATACTAAAGGTCAATCTTTCCTGGGGGAGTTGTAATCTAATTTCctggaaaaaaatgtatatttacacaattaagaaaggtttgttataagtCAAAATATTGCCTACTAAACTGATGATACATTCAGGAACTTTTGTCCACCAGAATGTGATATTAtgttataaaatcatttttatataat
The window above is part of the Mytilus galloprovincialis chromosome 4, xbMytGall1.hap1.1, whole genome shotgun sequence genome. Proteins encoded here:
- the LOC143070586 gene encoding uncharacterized protein LOC143070586, whose amino-acid sequence is MAESRRESLLFYKYLCNKIGTKVDVRTRRLSFIICDMHNHPYKRSMLKLFPQISSGSKAEGLDLSGSDVDIMLIDNRFEVYESERKVVQGRKVVLIMDTEDTPHCFSKLRLLTDYNCAYDISGRFKRFLHFEGSKCLLSSELYKMHNLNIIRQDAPKFDTIHGPCISDPNERYDFAHCLKCAKWISQAQPWIHRPRVAWPNAYSIEKIIKCGVLFVPIGSKGSSIENLQWRISFSVAEKILIFSFNHTQLLCYALLKIFLKEIIDKHEDLKGLICSYFLKTLMFWISEEYHSSFWTPCKIIFCYKTCLRRLLYCIKYSTLLHFFIPDNNLLYLRLNEQKKATLMKLIRDAYNQDIKCFASSKTLNDYQNYITGKCNRFVSIEGEILKIFSNGQALLNHGNVFCLLKSFLYHSRSSLSRDIFTLFLSHANSRESQRSRIHSKHNVLQYFTHRRIISQLLISVHSDAASGWLMLATFFYNHKKYMESILIIDYILSKCTDEKIEAPKGVWLGFNRNQQLMLKSIKHENLITVLKAFTIQEVRFCDNSQILPIELQPVLMPDINLCIHPKPFAQILRFLCFYHLHDLTPCRHIVYQLNQIVKDNKLFQYCRVGNTLQLNYSQESRHFSFFDMCYIVLN